The Anaeromusa acidaminophila DSM 3853 genome contains a region encoding:
- the trpB gene encoding tryptophan synthase subunit beta yields MSKGRFGLHGGQYLPETLMNAVLELEAAYKHYKEDPEFVAELTELFNDYAGRPSRLYYAAKMTRDLGGAKIYLKREDLNHTGSHKINNVLGQVLLAKRMGKKRVIAETGAGQHGVATATAAALMGLECEIYMGKEDTERQVLNVYRMELLGAKVHEVTSGTQTLKDAVNETLREWTNRVEDTHYVMGSVLGPHPFPTIVRDFQSIIGREVKAQMLEKEGKLPDAVLACVGGGSNAMGLFYDFIEDKDVRLIGCEAAGRGVDTAETAATMATGSVGIFHGMKSYFCQDEYGQIAPVYSISAGLDYPGVGPEHSHLKDLGRAEYVPVTDDEAVEAFEYLSRTEGIIPAIESSHAVAYAMKLAPTLTKDKTVVICLSGRGDKDVAAIARYKGVEIYE; encoded by the coding sequence ATGAGTAAAGGAAGATTTGGGCTTCACGGAGGGCAATATTTGCCGGAGACGCTGATGAATGCAGTACTGGAACTAGAGGCGGCTTATAAACACTATAAAGAGGATCCGGAATTTGTCGCGGAACTGACAGAGTTGTTTAACGATTATGCAGGACGCCCATCGCGCCTGTATTATGCAGCGAAGATGACTCGAGATTTAGGGGGGGCTAAAATTTATCTCAAACGAGAAGATCTGAATCATACAGGGTCTCATAAAATTAACAATGTGTTGGGACAGGTTCTTTTGGCCAAACGCATGGGGAAAAAACGGGTTATTGCCGAGACCGGCGCAGGGCAGCATGGCGTGGCGACAGCCACGGCGGCAGCCTTAATGGGGCTGGAATGTGAGATCTATATGGGCAAAGAAGATACCGAACGACAGGTGCTTAACGTATATCGCATGGAGCTTTTGGGTGCTAAGGTTCATGAGGTGACAAGCGGTACGCAGACTTTAAAAGACGCCGTCAACGAAACATTACGAGAATGGACAAATCGGGTAGAGGATACGCATTATGTGATGGGATCGGTCTTGGGACCGCATCCTTTCCCGACCATTGTGAGAGACTTTCAAAGCATCATCGGCCGTGAGGTCAAGGCGCAGATGCTGGAGAAAGAAGGCAAGCTTCCGGATGCGGTGCTGGCTTGTGTGGGCGGCGGCAGTAATGCGATGGGTTTATTTTATGATTTTATTGAAGATAAGGATGTGCGTTTGATTGGCTGTGAAGCGGCCGGGCGAGGCGTAGATACGGCGGAAACCGCAGCGACGATGGCTACCGGGTCTGTCGGCATTTTCCACGGGATGAAATCGTATTTTTGCCAGGACGAGTACGGGCAGATTGCGCCGGTTTATTCGATTTCCGCTGGCCTTGATTATCCCGGCGTAGGACCGGAACATTCGCATCTGAAGGATTTAGGGCGGGCGGAATATGTGCCGGTGACTGACGATGAAGCAGTAGAAGCCTTTGAATATCTGTCTCGCACGGAGGGAATTATTCCAGCGATTGAGAGCTCTCATGCTGTAGCGTACGCTATGAAACTGGCGCCGACGCTGACTAAAGACAAAACCGTGGTGATTTGCCTTTCCGGGAGAGGCGATAAAGATGTGGCCGCCATTGCACGTTATAAGGGGGTAGAAATTTATGAATAA